In Nasonia vitripennis strain AsymCx chromosome 2, Nvit_psr_1.1, whole genome shotgun sequence, a genomic segment contains:
- the LOC100121270 gene encoding WD repeat-containing protein 26, with the protein MDNYRMMQQQQQQGANGAPVSPGAQQNGTASDSGGAHTNGNIATETDGDAGELNGEETESMPAKAMDKTNQDIVRLIGQHLKTVGLHRTADLLMQESGCRLDHPAAAKFRQHVMDGDWTKADHDLDELKSFLNSANQSLVEMKFLLLEQKYLEHLEDGLVLEALQVLRNELTPLGHNTGRVHQLSAFMMCSGRDELQSRAGWEGKGLESRAALMDRLQKYLPPSIMLPPRRLHSLLCQAVEMQNQQCTYHITQTQTNLENVSLLVDHSCSKEQFPCHTTQILNDHCDEVWYCKFSPDGLKLATGSKDMSVIIWDVDPETLRVTHRKTLEGHTYGVALIAWSPDSSHLIACGPEDCPELWLWSVDTPDCELRVKLNQSTEDSLTACAWHRDSNKFVTGGLRGQFYQCDIDGNVLDSWEGVRVKSLWCRSDGKTVLAADSHHRIRGYNFDELSEFTILQEDHPIMSFSVNKADRQALLNVAHQGVHLWDLQDRSLIRRFQGVTQGHFTIHSCFGGVNQDFIASGSEDNKVYVWHIKKELPIATLTGHSRTVNCVSWNPVYHQMMASVSDDCTIRIWGPKSSCAETSESNTSNGGGWHEMVS; encoded by the exons ATGGACAATTATCG CATgatgcagcaacagcagcagcagggcgCCAATGGTGCTCCGGTGTCTCCCGGAGCCCAGCAGAATGGGACTGCATCAGACTCTGGTGGAGCCCACACCAATGGGAACATTGCCACAGAGACGGATGGGGATGCCGGGGAGCTGAACGGAGAGGAGACCGAGAGCATGCCTGCCAAGGCCATGGACAAGACTAATCAGGACATTGTCAGACTCATTGGCCAGCACCTCAAGACTGTGGGACTCCA TCGCACTGCTGATCTCCTGATGCAAGAGTCTGGATGCCGCTTGGACCATCCAGCTGCAGCCAAGTTTCGTCAGCATGTCATGGATGGAGACTGGACAAAGGCTGACCATGATCTTGATGAGCTCAAAAGCTTTTTGAACAGTGCCAATCAGAGTCTTGTT GAAATGAAATTCTTGCTGCTAGAGCAGAAATATTTGGAACATCTGGAGGATGGATTGGTTCTGGAAGCACTTCAAGTTTTGAGGAATGAACTTACACCTTTGGGTCACAACACAGGTCGTGTTCATCAACTGTCTGCTTTCATGATGTGCAGTGGTAGAGATGAGCTGCAG TCTCGTGCTGGTTGGGAAGGAAAGGGCCTAGAATCAAGAGCTGCTCTGATGGACAGATTGCAGAAGTATCTTCCTCCATCCATTATGCTGCCGCCGCGTCGTCTTCATTCCCTTCTTTGTCAAGCTGTTGAAATGCAGAATCAACAGTGCACATACCACATCACTCAAACACAG ACAAACCTCGAAAATGTCTCGCTACTAGTCGATCATAGCTGCAGTAAGGAGCAATTTCCGTGTCATACCACGCAAATACTCAATGATCATTGTGATGAAGTCTGGTACTGCAAATTCTCACCAGATGGACTTAAACTTGCCACAGGCTCAAAAGATATGTCCGTCATTATTTGGGATGTAGATCCC GAAACACTGCGTGTGACGCACAGAAAGACCTTGGAAGGACACACTTACGGCGTGGCACTGATCGCCTGGAGTCCGGACAGCAGTCATTTGATTGCTTGTGGTCCAGAGGATTGTCCCGAGTTGTGGTTGTGGAGTGTTGATACACCGGACTGTGAACTGCGCGTCAAACTGAACCAGAGCACTGAGGACTCTTTAACTGCCTGCGCTTGGCATCGCGATTCTAATAAATTTGTCACTGGTGGATTACGTGGTCAATTTTACCAATGC GATATAGATGGAAACGTATTGGATTCGTGGGAAGGAGTCAGAGTAAAGAGTCTTTGGTGTCGAAGCGACGGCAAAACGGTATTAGCTGCAGACTCTCATCACCGCATTCGTGGCTATAATTTCGATGAATTGAGCGAATTTACAAT ATTGCAAGAGGATCATCCTATCATGTCGTTTAGCGTAAATAAGGCAGATCGTCAAGCTCTGCTTAACGTTGCTCATCAAGGTGTTCACTTGTGGGATTTGCAGGATAGGAGTTTAATTAGACGTTTCCAGGGAGTTACTCAAGGGCATTTTACTATTCATAGTTGTTTTGGTGGCGTTAATCAAGATTTTATTGCTTCGGGCAGTGAag ATAATAAAGTTTATGTATGGCACATAAAAAAAGAGTTACCTATAGCCACATTAACAGGACACAGCAGGACAGTCAATTGCGTTTCCTGGAATCCCGTTTATCATCAGATGATGGCTTCTGTTTCGGATGATTGTACAATAAGAATATGGGGACCGAAATCATCATGTGCAGAAa CATCAGAGAGCAACACTTCAAATGGTGGTGGATGGCATGAAATGGTATCGTAG